A window of the Syntrophorhabdaceae bacterium genome harbors these coding sequences:
- a CDS encoding saccharopine dehydrogenase NADP-binding domain-containing protein, with the protein MKALVMGGTGGMGQGVARDLIKQEQITQVILGDINTDPKRVQEKLRASEKVSLVRIDVNDHAGMVSAIRDVDVVVNCAGPFYKTAVAVARAAVEAKVNYIDICDDYEAVPILFSSADIDKAAKEAGITVLTGMGSDPGTNNVLVKWYANQLDRVDEIHLFWVVSIAELAGAAWDHSLHMVTGTIPQYLDGKLAYVEGGTGEETAEFLPPLGTCVVRYVGHPQPITIPRYIEGVKKVVIKGALIPSWVDELIKEQKETGLLSTEPVEVKGMKVIPYDLTLRLWDTIPKDRDNGPAASGLKVIVKGERQGKGVTYTADIVGRMAPGTGLPASIAALMMSAGDVKVKGVVAPEGCIDPEKFLAELIKRGAKIHQTETISSLFTL; encoded by the coding sequence ATGAAGGCACTGGTAATGGGCGGGACAGGCGGTATGGGTCAGGGGGTCGCCCGGGACCTTATCAAGCAGGAGCAGATCACGCAGGTCATCCTCGGCGATATAAATACGGACCCGAAAAGGGTGCAGGAGAAGCTGCGTGCCAGCGAAAAGGTATCGCTCGTCAGGATTGACGTGAACGATCACGCCGGCATGGTAAGTGCGATCAGGGACGTCGACGTTGTCGTTAATTGTGCAGGACCGTTCTATAAAACGGCGGTAGCGGTTGCCAGGGCGGCAGTTGAGGCAAAGGTCAATTATATAGATATCTGCGATGACTATGAGGCCGTCCCGATCCTTTTCTCGTCCGCCGACATCGATAAGGCTGCCAAAGAAGCGGGGATAACCGTTTTGACGGGTATGGGATCCGATCCGGGAACAAACAATGTGCTGGTTAAGTGGTACGCCAATCAACTGGACCGCGTTGATGAGATCCACCTGTTCTGGGTGGTGAGCATTGCAGAACTTGCCGGTGCAGCCTGGGACCACAGCCTCCACATGGTGACCGGCACAATACCTCAGTATCTGGACGGGAAGCTGGCGTATGTAGAAGGCGGTACCGGCGAAGAGACGGCAGAGTTCCTCCCGCCGCTCGGCACCTGTGTGGTTCGCTATGTGGGTCATCCTCAGCCTATCACAATACCACGATACATAGAAGGGGTAAAAAAGGTGGTTATTAAAGGGGCTCTTATACCATCATGGGTAGATGAGCTCATCAAAGAACAAAAAGAGACAGGTCTTCTCAGCACAGAACCGGTTGAGGTCAAAGGGATGAAGGTAATCCCCTATGATCTGACCTTGCGGCTCTGGGACACGATCCCAAAGGATAGAGACAACGGCCCTGCCGCCTCGGGTCTGAAGGTAATCGTAAAAGGGGAGAGACAGGGGAAGGGGGTGACCTATACGGCCGACATCGTGGGCAGGATGGCCCCGGGGACAGGACTTCCGGCATCGATCGCGGCCCTGATGATGTCTGCAGGCGACGTGAAGGTCAAGGGCGTCGTAGCCCCGGAAGGCTGTATAGATCCGGAAAAGTTCCTTGCAGAATTGATCAAGAGAGGTGCAAAAATACACCAGACAGAAACGATATCATCGTTGTTTACACTGTAA